The sequence GCTCCGCCGTGATATGCACCTGCGCACAAAGAAAAACATCCTGGAGGCAGCCATGCTCAGATCGGATATCATCGACCAACTCGGCCCAGGCACAACCTGGGACATGATCATCATCGGCGGCGGGGCCACGGGGCTGGGCTGCGGCGTGGACGCGGCCGGCCGTGGATACAAGACCCTGCTGCTGGAGGAGCGCGACTTCTCCCAGGGCACCTCCAGCCGCTCCACCAAACTTGTCCACGGCGGGGTGCGCTACCTGCAGCAAGGCAACCTGGCCCTGGTCATGGACGCCCTGCACGAACGCGGCGTGCTGCTCCGAAACGCACCGCATCTGGTCTACAACCAGGCCTTTGTCGTGCCGGACTACAAATGGTGGGAGCGCCCGTTCTACGGCGTGGGCCTCAAGCTCTACGACATGCTGGCCGGCAAGCTGGGCTTCGGGCGCTCGCGCGTCCTGTCGCGCGCCAAGACCCTGAACATGATCCCCAACCTCGAACCCACGGACCTGCGCGGCGGGGTCATCTACTACGACGGCCAGTTCGACGACTCCCGCCTGGCCATCACCCTGGCCCGCACCATGAAAGACCTGGGCGGGCTGCCGGTCAACCACATGGGCGTAACCGGACTCATCAAGGACGAGGACGGACTGGTTTGCGGCGTGCATGCCAGAAACTCTTTGACGGGCGAGAGCCGCGAGCTGCGCGCCAAGATCGTCATCAACGCCACGGGCGTGTTCGTCGACGACATCCGGCGCATGGACGACGAGGGCGCGGCCAGACTCATCGCCCCGTCCCAGGGCATCCATCTGGTCCTGGACAAGTCCTTCTCCCCCGGCGACACGGCCATCATGGTCCCGCATACCGACGACGGCCGGGTCATCTTCCTCGTGCCCTGGCACGGACGCGTGCTGGTCGGAACCACGGACGTGGCCCTGGACAGCGCAAGCCCCGAACCACGACCCATGGAGGAAGAGATCACCTTCCTGCTTGAACACGCGGGCCGCTACCTGACCCGCGACCCCAAGCGCAGCGACATCTTGAGCGTCTTCGCCGGCATCCGGCCCCTGATCCGGGCCGAAGGCGAAGGCAAGACCTCGTCCCTGTCCCGCGACCATCACCTGACCATCTCCCAGAGCGGGCTGGTGACCATCGCGGGCGGCAAATGGACCACCTACCGCAAGATGGGCGAGGACGCCGTGACCCAGGCCGCGCGCTTCGCGGGCCTGCCCCCCCACTCCTGCAAGACCGAGAACCTGCCCCTGCACGGCTGGCTGAGCGGGGTGGACCCGCGCGACCACCTCTCGGTCTACGGCAGCGACATTGAGGAAATCCGCGAGATGATCCGCCGCGACCCGGAACTGGGCAAGCCCCTGCACTACAAGCTGCCCTACCTGCGGGCCGAGGTGGTCTGGGCCGTGCGACGTGAATGGGCCCGGACCCTGTCCGACGTGCTGCGCCACCGCACCCGCGCGCTGATCCTGGACGCGGCCGTGAGCATGATCATCGCCCGCGACGTGGCCGAGATCATGGCCCGTGAACTGGACCAGGGTAAAGACTGGATCGAGGAACAGGTGGGGTCTTTCCGGGAACTGGCGCGAACCTATCTGGCGGGCTGAAAACGGCGCGGCGGGTGTGAGCCCGCCGCGATCCAACAAAAACTCAGGCCTCGAACGCGGCCCAGGGAAAGTCGGCGTCGTCACGCAGCGTCAGTGTCGCACCGGGCAGTTCCACTGGCGCTCCCGCATCCGCTTCGGGCCAGGCCAGAGTGACGAGGCCGCCCGTGACCGCCGAGGTCACGCCTACGATGGAATCCTCCACGGCCATGCACTCGTGCGGAGCCAGCCCGGCCCGCCGCGCGGCCTCCTGGTACGGGTCCGGCGCGGGCTTGCCGCAGGCCACGTCGTTGCCGCAGACCGTGAAGGCCATCAGCTCCCACAGCCCGAGCACGCGCAGGTTGGCCTCGATGACCGGGGCCTCGCCGTTGGACACGGCGGCCTGGAGCACGCCGAGCGTGTGCAGGCGTTTCACCGCGGCCACGGGGCCGGGGCGCATCATGTCCGCGCGCAGCCCTGCCATGTAGGCGCAGGCGCAATCGGCGCGGAAAGCGTCCTCGGTCAGTCCGGCGGGCAGACGCGGCTGCAGGATGGCCCACTTCTCCGGCATGGTCTTGCCCAGAAGTTCGATGTTGGCTTCCTCGGTCAAGAGGTAACCATGCCCCGCGCACCAGTCGCGGATGACCTCAAAATGCAGGCCCTCGGTGGTGATGAGGGTGCCGTCGATATCCCAGAAAACGGCCTTGGGCCGCTCCACAAGCTTCATTTTTCCTCCTGTTTGCATGCTTCCAGCACCGCCTTGGCCCGGGCCGGAAAATCGGTGATGATGCCGGCCGCCCCTTCGCGGGCCAGCCACAGTATGTCTTCCTCACGGTTCACGGTGTAGACGTTGGTTTCAAATCCGGCCTCGGCAAAGGCCGCGATGCGTCCCGGAAAAAGCCCCTTGAAGGACGGATGCACCGCCACGGCCTCAAGGCTCCTGAGCCGCGCCACGATGTCCTGCGTTGAGCCGGCCATGGCCTTTTCGTCCAGCAGCAGACCCACGGGCACTTCCGGGCAGAGCTCGCGGAACAGCTCCAGCGACTTCTGCCTGAAGGACGAGACCAGCACCCGGCCATCCAGCCCTGCGGCACGGATCAGCCCTACGACAGCGTAGACCAGCCCTTCGTCATCCCCGCCGAGCATGTCCTTGATCTCGACATTGACGGCCAGCCCGCTTTCACGGGTCCAGGCCAGCGCTTCGGCCAGGGTCGGGATCGCCTCGCCGGCGAAGGCGGCCAGCTGCCCGGCTTCCACCTCGCCGCCGGCCACGGTCCCGAACGGGTCGCGCCGCGCGAACCAACTCCCCGCGTCCAGGCTGCGGATCTGATCCAGGGTCAGCCGATTCACCACATGATGCCTGCGCGGGGGCATCCCCGGCCGCGATGCGATGTCCGTGACGCGGCGCAGACCGTGGTCGTGAGTGACGACGACCTTGCCGTCAAGGGTGAGGTGCACGTCCAGTTCCCAGCCGTCCGCACCCTGGGCCAGGGCGGCGCGGGCCGCGGCCATGGTGTTTTCCGGGGCCGCGCTGCGCGCCCCGCGATGCGCCCAGACTTCCGGCAAGGCGAATGTTTTTCTCATGAAATGATCCTCTCCTTCAAAATATCCTCCCGCACGGACGCGCCTATCGAACTTCGTCCGTCAAACCATGCGCAACGTCTTCGCGCGTGCTACCTGATCCGGGAGAAAAGCAAAAGAAGGGAGGATGCCCGAAGGCGGCGAGACGGGATGAGTTCACACCTCTCGAACGGGACAATGCACAGGCCCTGAAATGCTTTCATCCGCCTTCAGCCCGGAAGGATCTGAGAGCCTACGTTTGATGGCTTCCAGCTCGTCCAGGTTTTCGAAGAACAGATCGACGATCCTGGGGTCGAACATCCCTCCCCGCTCCTCGCGAATGAACCGCAGCACCTTTTCCTTGGGCCAGGCGGGCTTGTAGACCCGGCCCAGCGACAACGCGTCATAGACGTCCGCTAGGGCGCAGATCCGCGCCAGCAGGTTGATCTCCTCTCCCTTCAGGCCGCAGGGATAACCGGTCCCGTCCCAGCGCTCGTGATGCTGCAGGGCGATGGCGCGGGCGCCGGCCATGAGCTTGCGGTCGGAGGTGTGCAGAATGCGCTGCCCGATGACCGTGTGGTGCTTGATCTTCTCGAATTCCGCCTCGGTGAGCTTGCCGGGCTTGTTCAGGATCGCGTCCGGAATTCCGATCTTGCCGATGTCGTGCATCGGGGCCGCGGCCTGAATGAGCGCGATGTCTTCCGTGGACAGCCCGTATTTCTCCCCGAGCAGGGCCGAATAGGCGGCCACCCTGCGCACATGGTTGGCCGTGTCCTGCGAACGTGTCTCGATGACATCGCCCAGGGTGGACAAAAGCTCTGTCTGCGTCTCGATCATCTCGCGGTTCAAGTCCATTATTTCGGCATTGCCGAGATTGATCTTGCGCTGCTTGAGCACGTTTTGGACCAGGAGCACGATGATCACCCCGAGAATGGCGATGACCACCAGGGCGCTCAAAATGACGGAGCGATGGACCTCGAAATAGGACAACGGACGGTTCAGCAGGACCGCGTTCTCCGGCAGGACGGACACGGGGATGGCGAAGCGCTGCAGCGCCACGTAGTCGTAGGTGTGCCGGTTCACACCCTGCAACTTGCTGTAGGTCGCGGGCGGATTCTTTCCGGCCAGACGTTCGAGCAGCGTCTGTGCGGCTTTGCGTCCGTGCCCGAAGGCGCTGGTCACGCACCCGCCGACCACGCCTGAATTCAGCTGAAAATCCCAGGCCACGTACACCGGCACGGGCGAAGCGGCGGCAATGGCCCGGGGAATCTCTTCCGCCGTGAACACCTGTCCCGCCGCGTCCTGAAAATAGACCAGCAGGTAGATCAGTTCGCCGGGAACGCGCTGCCGGGCAAATTCGACCAGCTGCTCACGGGTCATGGGAGGGACGACCTCCACCCGGCTGGCCACAGCATGGGTCTGCTGCAGCAGATCGCGCAGGATGGTCTGTCCGGTCAACGTGCCGTCGATCATGACGAAAATTTTCCGCGTGCCCGGATTTTGCTTCAATGCCGCGCCAAGCGTCTCCAGATGCGCCAGGCTTTCGATGATGATGTTCATGTCCCTGGCGTTGGTCGGGATGGAACTTATGTCGTTTATTCCGCAGGCAACGATGGGTGTCTTCGGGAACAGCTCGTCCCGGTATCTGGCTACCAGCTCCAAGGCATGGTCGTCGGTGAGAATGATCCCGTCGAAGCGGGACCTGGTGTACTTCTCGCGATAAAGAAGCAGCAACTGCTTGAGATAGGCGGAGGATCCGTGGTGCTTGGCGTCCATGTATTCCACGCGGTAGCGCCCCCGCACGTCCGGGGCCTGCAGCACCGACACTATCCCGTCATGCAGGTCCCTGGTCCAGGAATAGTCCGGCGCGTAGGAATGCAGCACCAGCACGCTGGGCCCCGCCCCGTCTTCGGCAGGCGCATCCGACTTCCAGACGACAAGCAGCGCCGCAAGGACGAAAAGCGGAAACAAAAGCCAAGAGCGCATGGAAGGGTTCATGGCCGTTTTCTAGCACACCGCTTCCACAAGCGGCAAGGCGCAAGGCGTCCGGCGCGCCTCTTTGCCGAAGAAAGACACTCCAATATACATATCACCCCCGATTCCTTTCCAGTCCTCAAATTTGATACCCCCACGCATGGACCCAAACACCTTGACTCCGTACCAATAATTAGTACAAAGGATGCAACATGACATGGACTGTCACCCTTTCCTCCAGAGTTGCAAAGGGATGCAAGACTCTGCCAAAAGCGGTCAAAAAAGCCCTGGCGCTGCTTTTGACGGATATTGAAGATTCAGGACCCGTTCGAGGAGATTGGCCAAATTATTCGAAGCTGGGCCATGGCCGACATCATTGCCACATCAGGAAAGGGCGCCCAACCTATGTGGCCGTGTGGGAAGAAAATAACGGAAAAGTGAAGCTCGTCGAGGTGACATATGTTGGAACGCACGAAAAAGCCCCATACTGAGAACGTGACCATCCGCATCACCGGCCCTGCAAGCAGGAAAAAAGAAGCTGTAAAGATACTCGCACACCTTGGTTTCGCAATTCAGGAAGAAACTTCTACCACGCCATGGCGCGAAACGTTGGGCTTCGAGAATTCGCAGCTGCCTGGCGTATTTCTGGCCGGAGCCCGGCATCGGGAAGGAATGACCCAGGAGCAGCTGGCCAAGGCCACGGGCATTGCACGGCGGCACATCTCCGAGATGGAGAACAACAAGCGCCCCATCGGCAAGCTGAACGCCCGCAAACTGGCCGCAGCCCTGCATGTCGATCCCAGACGCTTTCTGTCGGCCTGATCCGGTGATATCGAAAAACCTGAAATGATCAGCCGACACTCGAACTGCAGGCCAAAGCAAATAAAAAGCCAATAGATCCAGATAAATACTTATCCATTATCATCAGGAAAGCACATATGGAATACACGTTACGACGCACAAGCAGAAAAAGAGAGAATGATGAAGCATGGGGAGTTCTTCGTCGGTGCACATGGGGTTTTCTCTCCGTAGTCGGACCGAATGCGACGCCTTATGGGGTCCCCCTCAATTACGCACTCCTTGAGCAGGATGATGAAAAACACCTCATCTTCCACTGCGCCAATGAAGGTCGCAAGACAGATTACCTGAAACTCAACCCTCAAGCCGCCTTCGTCGCGGTCGAAAATGCCGAAACGCTTCCCGAGAAATTCAGCACCGCATATGCCAGCGCCATGGTTTCCGGATACATTGAAAGAGTCGATGACCCGGAAACGAAAAGGGCTTTGTTGAAATTTTTTGTGCAAAAACTCGCCCCAGGCTTTCAGGAACGCGGCGACAGGCACATCGAACACCGACTGAGCGACTGCTGCGTTTTGAAACTCAAAATCGAGCACATTTGCGGAAAAGGTCGCAAGAAAGAAGAACCATACGCCTTGGCCGATCTGGGATTCTAGCTCCTCGCGCGACAGGCAAAGCGCCTCTTTGCCCGCATACGGACATGATGCCCGTATGCGGACATGACACGCCGCAAAGTATGTCTTTCTTGATACAACTCCAATGCGACGACTCCATTCAATAATCAAAATTCGCTACTAATCCAGATTATTATAACGACTACCTGAGATTGCATGCAAAGAGGATCACTTCTTGCTTTGAGACCTGCATGCGTATTCATCAAGAACTCCATTGATTTCAATCGACAAACACGAACATCAAAATTTCAAGCGGAGGTTTATAAAAACATGCGATTACAGGACGCGTCACTCCTTTGTTCCAAGTGTCATATCGGCGGTGTATGGGTTGAGGCAGACGGCAACGGTTCATTCCCGGTCATAAACAAAACAACCGGCGACGTGATCTGCACAGTCCCGAATTGCGGAAAATCCGAAACAGACCGTGCGATCGCCTCAGCAGCCGAAGCTTTCAAGACCTGGGGCGCAATGACCGGAAAAGAACGCGGCCTTGTCCTGCACCGATGGCATGCTCTCATCCACGAAAACATTGACGACCTCGCCCTGATACTGACTCTGGAGCAGGGAAAGCCCCTTGCGGAATCCAGAGGGGAAATACTTCTGGGATGCACCTATATAGACTGGTTCGCAGAGGAGGGACGCCGGGCATACGGTGAAGTCATTCCTTCCCCGTGGAGCGGCAAGCAGCCCCTGGCCATACGCCAGCCGATCGGCGTGGCGGCGGCCATAACACCCTGGAATTTCCCGAACTCCATGATCACGCGAAAAGCCGCGCCAGCCTTGGCGGCCGGGTGCCCGGTCATCGTCAAACCCGCATCCGCGACCCCCTTGTCCGCGCTTGCGCTCGGGGTCCTGGCTGAGCGCGCAGGTTTTCCTGCGGGCGTATTCTCCGTGATCACCGGCAACGCGCGCGAAATCGGAGACGCCTTGTGCCAGAGCCCAACAGTGCGCGCGCTCAGCTTTACCGGCTCCACTCCTGTCGGGAAGAAACTCATGGCCCAATGTGCGCAGACCATGAAAAAGCTGTCCCTTGAACTGGGCGGCAACGCGCCGTTTCTTGTTTTTGAAAAAGGGGATGTGGAGGACGCCGTGCGCAGCGCAGTGGGCTGCAAATTTCGGAATGCCGGGCAAACCTGCATCTGCGCCAACCGTTTTCTGGTGGAGGACGCTGTGCACGATGAATTCGTGGAGCGCCTCAAGACGGAAGTCGGCAGGATCATCCTGGGAGACGGAACCAAGACCGGAGTAACCCAAGGCCCGCTCATCGACGGCAAGGCTTTCGCCTTCATGCACGAGTTGCTGCAGGACGCGACAAGCAAAGGAGCCACCATCGTGTGCGGCGGCAAGCCGTCGGCCCTGGGCGGGAACTTCTTCAAGCCCACCATCGTCACCGACGTGACCAGGGACATGCGTCTCTTCCAGGAGGAAATCTTCGGCCCCATCGCCCCGATCATTCGCTTCTCCAGCGAAGAAGAGGCCATCGAACTTGCAAACGACACGCCCTACGGACTGGCCAGCTATGTCTTCACCCGCGATCTGCCCCAGCTGTGGAGAGTCGTGACCAGGCTCGAATATGGACTGGTCGGCGCCAACGAGGTCGCCCTCGCCTCGGGCGAAGTCCCGTTTGGAGGCGTGAAGGATAGCGGACTTGGCCGGGAAGGCGGTCGGCAGGGATTGGATGAGTACCTGGAAACCAAGTACATCCTGCTTGGAGGTCTGGACAAGCGCTAGTGCGCCCGGCGTGGAAATCCTCCAAGAGCATTCACCTGAAAAAGTGATGCCAGGGGCTGCCTTCTCGGCGGTCCCTGGACGCTGATCAGCCCCTTTTCGGTTTGCCGGGATGACCGTCAGCTTTAGCCGCCGTCCCTGGGCGTCTCACCGAGCTCCTTGAGCTTGCGGAAGACCGTGCTGCGGTTGATGCCGAGTTTCTTGGCCGCATCGTTCACGGATCCGAACTGGTCGATCGCCTTCCGCAGGACGCTCCCTTCCAGGTCCTGCATTATTTCCTTGAAAGTGCGGCCCTCCAGATCCACATCGGCGAGATTTTCAGGGCAGACGCAGGGCTTGCCGCGCGTGCCACGGGCGAAAGGAAGATCCTCCACGCCGATAAAGCTTTTCCGGCTGGTGACCACCAGCCCTTGAATCAGATTTTCAAGCTCCCGCGCGTTGCCCGGCCAGGAATGACGCAACAGGGCGTCGTCGGCCTCGGCGCTGATCTTCATCTCGCGTCTGTATTTGGCGCAAAAGAAATCCAGGAATCCGTGAGCCATGGGCAGTATGTCCGCTCTGCGCTCGCGCAGGGGCGGCAGTTTCAGGACGGCCACCTTCAGACGGTAGTAGAGGTCGGAGCGGAAGTTGCCCAGACGCACTTCCTTCTCGAGATCCTTGTTCGTCGCAGCCAGGACGCGCACATCGACCTTGCTTGCAGATGTGGCGCCGACCCGCATCACCTCCCTGTCCTGAAGCAGTCGGAGCAGGCTCGACTGCATGGTCAGGGGCAGATCTCCAATCTCATCCAGAAACAGGGTGCCGGACGCGGCCGCCTCTATGAGCCCGATCTTGCCGTGCCTGCTGCCCCCGGAAAAAGTGCCGCTGGTGTAGCCGAAGAGCATCGTCTCAATCAGGCTTTCGGGGATACTCGAACAGTCGGCCTTGATGAAGGGTTTTTCGGACCTGGGGCTGACCGAGTGGATATGCCGGGCGACGACGTCCTTGCCTACGCCGGTTTCGCCGATGAGCAGCACCGTGGCATCCGTCTCGGCGATGTTGTCGATCTGGCTGTAGATTTTGCGCATGGCCGGGCTGTGGACGACGCGAGGATACTCGGCCGCATATTTCTGATCGGCCATATTCATGGTCTGGTACGCGTCGAGAAGTTCCTTCTGGATCGCGAGCTTGCGCTTCAAGTCCATGAGGGTGGTCACGTCGCGCATAAAGGTGATGACAAACGCCACCTCTCCCGATTCGTCGAGGATGGGCGTTCCTTCCAGGATGAGCTTGCGGCCTCCCGCGTTCTGGATGCTGGAGTGGCTCCGCTTGGTCTTGACGATCTCGGGATTGATGACAACGTCGAAGAGCCCGTGCTCCATCATCTCCACGGCCGACTTTCCGAGCAAGGATTCTCTGGGGATTCCGGTCAGTTCGCTGTGCCGGTTATTCAGATAGACAACGATTCCGGCGTGATCGGTGATGCACACGGCGTCTTTGAAGCTGTCGAGAAACTGTTCGAAGAATTTTGAAAACATGGATTGTCTTGGAAGAATGTTCGGAGTCAAAAGAAATTTCTTCTTCCGATCCCGCGCGCTCTGTCAAGGCGGGAGTTGGGGCGGTTCATGGCGGCGTGCGTTCATGCGCCGTGAACGTGTGCGTGCGGGGCCTGAACCGGACGGCCGGCATGAAAAAGCCCCGTCAGATGGACCTGCGGGGCGTCGGAGGGAGAGGACGGGGCTAAGCGGCTATGGCCTTCAGCCTTGCCATGAGGGCGGGGGCGAGCTTCGCGTCTCCCATGGGAAAGGGTCGCTTCAGGAATTGGTACTTGGGCTGCCCCATGCGGTGATAAGGCAGGAGTTCGTAGGTCAGCCGTTCGCGCTTGGGCAGATGCGCGACAATGGCCCTGATGTCTTCCTCGGTGTCGTTGAATCCGGGAATGACCGGAGTGCGCACCGTGATGGGCAGGTCAGGATAGGCGCGGAGCACGCTCTCAAAGTTTTCGAGGATGAGTTCGTTTCCGACGCCTGTGCCCTGCCTGTGCCGTGCCGAGGACATGGACTTGATGTCGAAGATGAGGCCGTCAAGGAGCCCGCAGGCTTCGAGCAGCGCCTCTGTGGAACAGTGGCCGCAAGTTTCCATGACGGTGTTGATCCGTCTGCGCCTGGCGTCGCGCAGCAGGGCCAGCGCGAATTCGGGCTGAAACATGGCTTCGCCGCCGCTCAGGGTCATGCCGCCGCCGGAACGGGCATAGAAGACGCCGTCCTGTTCAACCGCGTTCAGGACCGCGTCCACGGTCATGGCCTTGCCGTAGACGCTCAAAGCTCCCGTCGGACAGGCGTCGACGCAATCCGGCGCAGTCCCGCAGAGGGCGCAGTCGATGGCCGGCAGCCCTTCGATGTCCATGATGCGGGAGCTTGGACAACTGGTGATGCACCGCCCGCAGACGGCCGGGGTCAGGCATTTCGCCATATTGAAGGCCAGCTCGGGCCGCAGATGCTGGGATTCGGGATTACTGCACCAGTCGCAGCGCAGCGGGCAGCCTTTGAGGAAGACCATGGTGCGGATGCCTGCCCCGTCATGGACGGTGTATTTCTGGATGTTGAAGACGTATCCTTGCTGATTCATGTCACTCATGTCTTTCTCGTCGTTGTCGAAAGGGTGCGAGGGGAGCGCGGCCCCCTCGCACGGATTGATTCACATGTCGCCGTGTTCGGTACGTTCGATGATGTCGTTCTGGAGGTCGCGGGACAGGTCGCAGAAGTATGCGCTGTACCCGGCGATGCGGACCAGCAGCGAACGGTAGCTGTCCGGATCTTTCTGGGCGGCGAGCAGCGTTTCGCGATTCACGATGTTGAACTGCAGGTGCCACAGCTTCAGGTCGCACCAGGTGCGGATCATGTCCATGACCTTCCTGGTGCCCACGTCGCCCGCCACGCACTTGGGTGAGAGCTTTATGTTCAGCAGCCGGGACGCGCGGTTGGTCAGGCCGTAGTTTTTGGTATGGTAGTTGGACAGCATGACCGCGGTGGGACCGTTCCTGTCGGCGCCGTGGGACGCGGACGAGCCGTCGGACAGGGCGGTCCAGGCCAGGCGGCCGTTGGGCGTGGCGGACACGACCTTGCCGAAGGGCACATGCGAGGTGATGGGCACGTAGCGGACGTCGACGTGGATACCGCGTTCTTCGGAGCAGCGTCTGGCTTCGAGCTGGGTGAACCGGTCGATATCCTTGGCGATGCTGTCGGCGTATGGATCGTTGTTGCCGTAGCAGGGAGCGCCCTTGAGCATTTCCCGCACGGGCAGGTACCCTTCGAAGTTGGCCTTCAGGGCCGCGACGACTTCGGCCATGCTCAGCTTCTTGTCCTCGAAGACCAGCTTTTTGATGGCCGCCAGGGAATCGACGACGGTGCCGTAGCCCAGGAACTCAAAGTAGGAGTAGTCGACGCCGCCTTCGATCTTGTATTCGTGCAGGTCCTGCATATTTTCCATGCAGAGGTTGTGCATAAGAGATGAAAAAGGCGCGGCGAAGTGCATGGGCCTCAGGCGGTCGACGACGTATTGCTGCTGGAAGGCCTTGCGCAGCAGATTCAGATGCTGGGCCTTGTAAGCTTCATAGAATTCCTCCCAGGTCTGCATGGCGCAGGGATCGCCGGTCTCAAGGCCGATGACCTCGTCACCGTAGTGCGGCATGCGGCCTTCGTGCATCAGCATCTCAAGCGCGGAAGCGAAATTGATGTAGACGCAGCCGGAGGTGTAGGTGTCGCGGTTGGGCATACGCGCCTCGGTGCAGCCGGAGACGGCGTAGTCCAAGGCTTCGCTCATGGGTGCGCCCTTGATGGCGTACAGCGGCACGACCTCCTCGTCGTTGATCAGCTTGGGAAAGCCGGAGCCATCCTTCACGGTCAGGGCCACCTCATGCAGAAACCGTTCGGGGGAGCGGCTATGGATGCGCGCCGCCAAGTCGGGATAGTTCAGGGGGAAGTCCCGCTTGGATTCGAGAAAGAGGTAGGAGAGGTCGTTGGTGGCGTCCTCGCCGTCCGGGGTCTGACCGCCGATGGTCACCGCCTCCCAGTGCGCGTATCCCTCCTGGAATTCATTACCCGTGGGGTTGATGTACAGGTCGATGAACTGGGCCATGTCGACCCACATGCATTCCAGCAGCTCGCGGGCCTCTTCGCGGGTGATGACCCCGTTTCTGATGTCGGCCTCGTAGTAGGGAAAGAGGTACTGGTCCATGCGGCCATTGGAGATGATGGCGCTGGCCTTCTGCTCGATGCGGGAAAACATCTGTACGAACCACTGGCACTGCATGGCTTCGCGAAAGCTGCGGGCGGGGTATGCGGGCACATGCTCGCAGGTCTCGGCGATCTGGAGCAGTTCCGCCTTGCGCCTCGGGTCCGTTTCCCCGGCGGCCAGATCTCTGGCCAGTTCGACGTGTCGCCTGGCCCAGATCATGACCGCGTCACAGACCAGAATCATGGCTTCGAGGAAAGGCTTCTTGTCCCACATGTCGCGGGAATTGGTCGTATCGAGGGCGGCAAGCCTGGTCTTGGCCTCGTTCTGCATGTCCACAAGGCCGCGTTTCAGGACTTTCTCGTAGTCCGGAACCCACTGCAGGGCCGAGCGGTAGGAGGATGTCTCGCTGACCACGAATTTGGATTTGAGGCCGCGCTCGTCATGGTAGGTCACGTTGCGGAGCTCGGCCGGCAGCACCTGATTCAGGTGTTCGTGGTAGGTCTTGCCCTCCCAATACGGTGCAATTTCCTCCACAAGGATCTTCATGTC is a genomic window of Desulfomicrobium baculatum DSM 4028 containing:
- a CDS encoding NAD-dependent succinate-semialdehyde dehydrogenase encodes the protein MRLQDASLLCSKCHIGGVWVEADGNGSFPVINKTTGDVICTVPNCGKSETDRAIASAAEAFKTWGAMTGKERGLVLHRWHALIHENIDDLALILTLEQGKPLAESRGEILLGCTYIDWFAEEGRRAYGEVIPSPWSGKQPLAIRQPIGVAAAITPWNFPNSMITRKAAPALAAGCPVIVKPASATPLSALALGVLAERAGFPAGVFSVITGNAREIGDALCQSPTVRALSFTGSTPVGKKLMAQCAQTMKKLSLELGGNAPFLVFEKGDVEDAVRSAVGCKFRNAGQTCICANRFLVEDAVHDEFVERLKTEVGRIILGDGTKTGVTQGPLIDGKAFAFMHELLQDATSKGATIVCGGKPSALGGNFFKPTIVTDVTRDMRLFQEEIFGPIAPIIRFSSEEEAIELANDTPYGLASYVFTRDLPQLWRVVTRLEYGLVGANEVALASGEVPFGGVKDSGLGREGGRQGLDEYLETKYILLGGLDKR
- a CDS encoding glycerol-3-phosphate dehydrogenase/oxidase; this encodes MLRSDIIDQLGPGTTWDMIIIGGGATGLGCGVDAAGRGYKTLLLEERDFSQGTSSRSTKLVHGGVRYLQQGNLALVMDALHERGVLLRNAPHLVYNQAFVVPDYKWWERPFYGVGLKLYDMLAGKLGFGRSRVLSRAKTLNMIPNLEPTDLRGGVIYYDGQFDDSRLAITLARTMKDLGGLPVNHMGVTGLIKDEDGLVCGVHARNSLTGESRELRAKIVINATGVFVDDIRRMDDEGAARLIAPSQGIHLVLDKSFSPGDTAIMVPHTDDGRVIFLVPWHGRVLVGTTDVALDSASPEPRPMEEEITFLLEHAGRYLTRDPKRSDILSVFAGIRPLIRAEGEGKTSSLSRDHHLTISQSGLVTIAGGKWTTYRKMGEDAVTQAARFAGLPPHSCKTENLPLHGWLSGVDPRDHLSVYGSDIEEIREMIRRDPELGKPLHYKLPYLRAEVVWAVRREWARTLSDVLRHRTRALILDAAVSMIIARDVAEIMARELDQGKDWIEEQVGSFRELARTYLAG
- a CDS encoding pyridoxamine 5'-phosphate oxidase family protein, translating into MEYTLRRTSRKRENDEAWGVLRRCTWGFLSVVGPNATPYGVPLNYALLEQDDEKHLIFHCANEGRKTDYLKLNPQAAFVAVENAETLPEKFSTAYASAMVSGYIERVDDPETKRALLKFFVQKLAPGFQERGDRHIEHRLSDCCVLKLKIEHICGKGRKKEEPYALADLGF
- a CDS encoding HAD family hydrolase → MKLVERPKAVFWDIDGTLITTEGLHFEVIRDWCAGHGYLLTEEANIELLGKTMPEKWAILQPRLPAGLTEDAFRADCACAYMAGLRADMMRPGPVAAVKRLHTLGVLQAAVSNGEAPVIEANLRVLGLWELMAFTVCGNDVACGKPAPDPYQEAARRAGLAPHECMAVEDSIVGVTSAVTGGLVTLAWPEADAGAPVELPGATLTLRDDADFPWAAFEA
- a CDS encoding helix-turn-helix domain-containing protein; the encoded protein is MLERTKKPHTENVTIRITGPASRKKEAVKILAHLGFAIQEETSTTPWRETLGFENSQLPGVFLAGARHREGMTQEQLAKATGIARRHISEMENNKRPIGKLNARKLAAALHVDPRRFLSA
- a CDS encoding glycerophosphodiester phosphodiesterase, with protein sequence MRKTFALPEVWAHRGARSAAPENTMAAARAALAQGADGWELDVHLTLDGKVVVTHDHGLRRVTDIASRPGMPPRRHHVVNRLTLDQIRSLDAGSWFARRDPFGTVAGGEVEAGQLAAFAGEAIPTLAEALAWTRESGLAVNVEIKDMLGGDDEGLVYAVVGLIRAAGLDGRVLVSSFRQKSLELFRELCPEVPVGLLLDEKAMAGSTQDIVARLRSLEAVAVHPSFKGLFPGRIAAFAEAGFETNVYTVNREEDILWLAREGAAGIITDFPARAKAVLEACKQEEK
- a CDS encoding HD domain-containing phosphohydrolase; its protein translation is MNPSMRSWLLFPLFVLAALLVVWKSDAPAEDGAGPSVLVLHSYAPDYSWTRDLHDGIVSVLQAPDVRGRYRVEYMDAKHHGSSAYLKQLLLLYREKYTRSRFDGIILTDDHALELVARYRDELFPKTPIVACGINDISSIPTNARDMNIIIESLAHLETLGAALKQNPGTRKIFVMIDGTLTGQTILRDLLQQTHAVASRVEVVPPMTREQLVEFARQRVPGELIYLLVYFQDAAGQVFTAEEIPRAIAAASPVPVYVAWDFQLNSGVVGGCVTSAFGHGRKAAQTLLERLAGKNPPATYSKLQGVNRHTYDYVALQRFAIPVSVLPENAVLLNRPLSYFEVHRSVILSALVVIAILGVIIVLLVQNVLKQRKINLGNAEIMDLNREMIETQTELLSTLGDVIETRSQDTANHVRRVAAYSALLGEKYGLSTEDIALIQAAAPMHDIGKIGIPDAILNKPGKLTEAEFEKIKHHTVIGQRILHTSDRKLMAGARAIALQHHERWDGTGYPCGLKGEEINLLARICALADVYDALSLGRVYKPAWPKEKVLRFIREERGGMFDPRIVDLFFENLDELEAIKRRLSDPSGLKADESISGPVHCPVREV